In a single window of the Cupriavidus basilensis genome:
- a CDS encoding OmpW/AlkL family protein — MKKHLHTRLCTTAIATLAVLGAVAATPAAAADEAQGNWMVRLRSTYLDMAGKSDPIGGVGASDRITVNNKWIPELDVTYFFTPHIAAELVLTVPQKQNVYLDGNKIGSFTHLPPTLLVQYHFIPNGTFRPYIGAGLNFTRIWGADIANNSLSLDSWSVAPALQIGMDYKLTKNWFLNADVKKVWLSSDVKAAGVKVSNVSLDPWLFSMGVGYRF, encoded by the coding sequence ATGAAGAAGCACCTGCATACCCGTCTGTGCACCACTGCCATTGCCACCCTTGCCGTGCTCGGCGCCGTTGCCGCGACGCCCGCTGCTGCTGCCGATGAAGCGCAGGGCAACTGGATGGTGCGCCTGCGCAGCACCTATCTCGACATGGCCGGCAAGTCCGACCCGATCGGCGGCGTTGGCGCCTCGGACCGCATCACGGTCAACAACAAGTGGATTCCGGAACTCGATGTCACCTACTTCTTCACGCCGCACATCGCCGCCGAGCTGGTGCTGACCGTGCCGCAGAAGCAGAACGTCTACCTGGATGGCAACAAGATCGGCTCCTTCACGCATCTGCCGCCGACGCTGCTGGTGCAATATCACTTCATTCCCAACGGCACCTTCCGCCCGTATATCGGCGCTGGCCTGAACTTCACGCGCATCTGGGGCGCCGACATTGCCAACAATTCGCTGTCGCTCGATAGCTGGAGCGTGGCGCCGGCCCTGCAGATCGGCATGGACTACAAGCTCACCAAGAACTGGTTCCTCAATGCCGACGTCAAGAAGGTGTGGCTGTCGAGCGATGTGAAGGCGGCCGGCGTGAAGGTCTCGAACGTGAGCCTGGATCCGTGGCTGTTCAGCATGGGTGT
- the leuA gene encoding 2-isopropylmalate synthase, which yields MLRNPATKYRPATTVDIADRTWPAKRITRAPVWMSTDLRDGNQALIEPMNPQRKLRFFEQLVKIGLKQIEVAFPSASQTDFDFVRMLIEEDRIPDDVTIVVLTQAREDLIQRTIESVRGAPRAVVHLYNPIAPAFRRIVFGASRDEVKEIALAGTRLIKALTDGMPETAWTYEYSPETFSMTELDFSLEVCDAVSAIWQPSAARPLILNLPTTVECSTPNIFADQIEWMHRHLARRADIVLSVHPHNDRGTAVAAAELAVMAGADRVEGCLFGNGERTGNVDLVTLALNLYTQGVDPGLDFSDIDEVRQCVEDCNQLPVHPRHPYVGDLVFTAFSGSHQDAIRKGFAQQQADAIWEVPYLPIDPADLGRSYDAVIRVNSQSGKGGMAYLLEQVHGIYMPRRLQIEFSRAVQSMTDESGLEASADDLYGLFKREYLEHEAPLRYVGHQMVSGNNGEVEIEVTLLRDGEALRAHGRGNGPIDAFVSGLKGALDMPVRVMDYHEHALSSGANAAAACYVEVRVGDSATGFGAGIDASIITASLKAVVSGVNRHLLAASQVRREQALAD from the coding sequence ATGTTGCGCAACCCCGCCACCAAGTACCGCCCCGCCACGACCGTAGATATCGCCGACCGAACCTGGCCCGCCAAGCGCATCACGCGCGCGCCGGTCTGGATGAGCACGGATCTGCGCGATGGCAACCAGGCCTTGATCGAGCCGATGAACCCGCAGCGCAAGCTCCGCTTCTTCGAGCAACTGGTCAAGATCGGGCTCAAGCAGATCGAAGTGGCGTTCCCCTCGGCCTCGCAGACCGATTTCGATTTCGTGCGGATGCTGATCGAGGAAGACCGCATCCCGGACGACGTGACCATCGTGGTGCTGACCCAGGCGCGCGAGGACCTGATACAGCGCACCATCGAATCCGTGCGCGGCGCGCCGCGCGCCGTGGTGCACCTCTACAACCCGATCGCTCCCGCGTTTCGCCGCATCGTGTTTGGTGCAAGCCGCGATGAGGTCAAGGAGATCGCGCTGGCGGGCACCCGCCTGATCAAGGCACTGACCGACGGCATGCCCGAGACGGCATGGACCTACGAATACTCGCCCGAGACCTTCAGCATGACCGAGCTGGATTTCTCGCTCGAGGTTTGCGATGCGGTATCGGCGATCTGGCAGCCCAGCGCCGCGCGCCCGCTCATTCTCAACCTGCCGACCACGGTGGAATGCAGCACACCCAATATCTTTGCCGACCAGATCGAATGGATGCACCGGCATCTTGCACGGCGCGCGGACATCGTCCTGTCGGTGCACCCGCACAATGACCGTGGCACCGCAGTGGCAGCCGCCGAGCTTGCCGTGATGGCCGGCGCCGATCGCGTGGAAGGCTGCTTGTTTGGCAATGGCGAGCGCACCGGCAATGTCGACCTGGTGACGCTGGCGCTGAATCTCTACACGCAGGGCGTGGACCCCGGGCTCGATTTTTCCGACATCGATGAAGTGCGCCAGTGCGTGGAAGATTGCAACCAGCTCCCCGTGCACCCGCGCCACCCGTATGTGGGCGACCTCGTCTTCACGGCCTTCTCGGGCTCGCACCAGGATGCGATTCGCAAGGGCTTCGCGCAGCAGCAGGCGGATGCGATCTGGGAGGTGCCGTACCTGCCGATCGACCCGGCCGACCTTGGCCGCAGCTACGATGCGGTGATCCGCGTCAACAGCCAGTCCGGCAAGGGCGGCATGGCCTACCTGCTGGAACAGGTGCACGGGATCTATATGCCGCGCCGCCTGCAGATCGAGTTCAGCCGCGCGGTGCAATCGATGACCGACGAGAGCGGGCTCGAAGCCAGCGCCGATGACTTGTATGGCTTGTTCAAGCGCGAGTATCTCGAACATGAGGCGCCGCTGCGCTATGTAGGCCACCAGATGGTGTCCGGCAACAACGGCGAGGTGGAAATCGAAGTAACGTTGCTGCGCGATGGCGAAGCGCTGCGCGCGCACGGCCGGGGCAACGGCCCGATCGATGCATTCGTCAGCGGCCTCAAAGGCGCGCTGGACATGCCGGTGCGCGTGATGGATTACCACGAGCACGCGCTGTCGTCCGGCGCCAATGCTGCCGCGGCCTGCTATGTGGAAGTGCGGGTAGGAGACTCCGCCACGGGCTTCGGCGCCGGCATCGACGCCAGCATCATCACGGCATCGCTCAAGGCCGTGGTGTCGGGCGTGAACCGTCACCTGCTTGCAGCCAGCCAGGTGCGGCGCGAACAAGCCCTGGCCGACTGA